Proteins encoded by one window of Arachis hypogaea cultivar Tifrunner chromosome 1, arahy.Tifrunner.gnm2.J5K5, whole genome shotgun sequence:
- the LOC140183801 gene encoding uncharacterized protein has translation MKIEMMRVDNQTHEGSITSFDKFSKMFINHFAASKIYVRDSDYLSIIKQRHHESLKDYMTHFTTATMEIPELNPEVQLHAIKSGLRPGKFQEAIVVAKPKTLEEFRDKATEQIEIEELRETQRNERPPSQKEDNRPTKFNTRREDIKEILHNRLIKPPIKAETYQDQKYVDKSKHYAFHQKFGHTTDECVVAKDLHERLARQGLLDKYISTRSRKEATKDINKSRYDSDHKEKGTWCGPIETPTSKVVINYISSGFAAGGGLTNS, from the exons ATGAAGATTGAGATGATGAGAGTTGATAATCAAACTCATGAGG GGTCCATAACCAGCTTTGACAAATTCTCCAAGATGTTCATCAACCATTTTGCAGCATCTAAAATCTATGTGAGAGATTCGGATTATCTCAGCATAATCAAACAAAGGCACCATGAAAGTTTGAAGGATTACATGACGCATTTCACAACGGCGACCATGGAAATCCCCGAGCTTAACCCAGAAGTCCAGCTGCACGCTATAAAAAGTGGCCTTCGACCTGGAAAATTTCAGGAAGCCATTGTTGTGGCGAAACCAAAGACATTGGAAGAATTCCGAGACAAAGCCACCGAACAAATTGAAATAGAGGAATTGCGTGAGACACAAAGAAATGAACGACCACCATCACAGAAGGAAGACAACAGGCCAACCAA GTTTAATACCAGAAGAGAGGACATCAAGGAAATACTACACAACAGACTTATAAAGCCACCAATCAAGGCAGAAACATACCAAGACCAAAAATACGTGGACAAAAGCAAACATTACGCGTTCCACCAAAAGTTTGGCCACACCACTGACGAATGCGTAGTAGCAAAAGACCTACACGAGAGATTGGCCAGACAGGGGTTATTGGACAAATATATCAGTACTAGAAGTCGGAAGGAGGCAACCAAGGACATCAACAAGTCGAGATATGACTCGGACCACAAAGAAAAAGGGACATGGTGCGGCCCAATCGAAACCCCTACCTCCAAAGTAGTCATAAATTACATATCAAGTGGCTTCGCAGCAGGAGGAGGACTCACCAACAGTTAG
- the LOC112706131 gene encoding transcription initiation factor IIF subunit alpha — protein sequence MSMDLQLKASCGGCGSTTDLYGSNCKHMTLCLTCGKTMAEKKAKCIDCGATITRLIREYNVRASSTTDKNYFIGRFVTGLPNFSKKKSAENKWSLQKDGLQNRQITDALREKYKNKPWLLEDETGQSQYQGNLEGAQSATYYLLMMERKEFVAIPACSWYNFNKVAQYKQLTLEEAEEKIKNRKKTADGYERWMMKAANNGPAVFGERAKFEEKESTAGKGRKKGGDDDEGHVSDKGEEDEEEEATRKHRLGLDKRDGDDDEEGPRGGDLDQDDDDIEKGDDWEHEEIFTDDDEAVGNDPEEREDLAPEVPAPPEIKQDEEDEDEDNEDGGGLSKSGKELKMLLGRAGGMNESDAEDDDDDEDEDDDASIPAAFAPKQKDAPKEEPADNSPLKPAASGTARGTPSTSKSSKGKRKLNEDSKASNSAQPKKVKTENETKPTVKEENGSASKSNGPSEGTSPAPSSKAGSSSAASGPVSEEEIRAVLMQKTPVTTQVLVAKFKGRLKTSEEKTAFADLLRKMCKIPKGNGGSRYVILRDK from the exons ATGTCGATGGACCTGCAACTGAAGGCGTCGTGCGGTGGATGTGGATCAACCACCGACCTTTACGGAAGCAATTGCAAGCACATGACTCTCTGTTTGACCTGCGGCAAGACCATGGCTGAGAAAAAGGCCAAATGCATCGATTGTGGCGCCACCATCACTCGCTTGATTCGA GAATATAATGTTCGTGCAAGCTCAACCACTGACAAAAATTACTTCATTGGAAGATTCGTGACTGGGTTGCCTAATTTCTCTAAGAAGAAAAGTGCTGAAAACAAGTGGTCCCTGCAGAAGGATGGACTGCAGAACCGCCAAATTACTGACGCTTTGCGG GAGAAGTACAAGAACAAGCCTTGGCTGTTGGAGGATGAAACGGGTCAGTCCCAATACCAGGGTAATCTTGAAGGTGCACAATCAGCTACATATTACCTTCTCATGATGGAAAGGAAGGAGTTTGTCGCCATTCCTGCTTGTTCTTG GTACAACTTTAACAAGGTTGCACAGTATAAGCAATTGACTCTGGAGGAAgcagaagagaaaattaagaataGAAAGAAAACTGCAGATGGATATGAAAGATGGATGATGAAAGCTGCAAATAATGGACCTGCTGTATTTGGTGAACGTGCAAAATTTGAAGAGAAGGAGAGCACTGCCGGGAAAGGCCGCAAAAAgggtggtgatgatgatgagggtcaTGTCTCTGATAAGGGAGAGGAGGACGAAGAGGAGGAGGCAACAAGGAAGCATAGACTTGGACTTGATAAAAGAGATGgcgatgatgatgaagaaggtcCAAGGGGAGGTGACCTTGATcaggatgatgatgatattgagaagg GTGATGATTGGGAACACGAAGAGATTTTCACTGATGATGATGAAGCTGTTGGCAATGATCCCGAGGAAAGGGAAGATTTGGCTCCTGAAGTTCCTGCTCCTCCTGAAATCAAGCAG gaTGAGGAGGATGAGGATGAAGATAATGAAGATGGAGGTGGTCTGAGTAAATCTGGGAAAGAGCTGAAGATGTTGCTTGGACGAGCTGGTGGCATGAATGAATCTGATGCCGAGGATGATGACGATGACGAAGAT GAGGATGACGATGCTAGCATCCCTGCTGCATTTGCTCCAAAGCAGAAGGATGCACCTAAGGAAGAGCCAGCTGACAATAGTCCGTTAAAACCTGCAGCATCAGGAACTGCTCGGGGAACTCCCTCTACTTCTAAGTCTTCAAAGGGGAAGAGGAAATTAAATGAGGATTCAAAAGCATCTAATAGTGCACAACCAAAGAAAGTTAAAACAGAAAAC GAAACAAAACCAACTGTGAAAGAAGAAAATGGGTCTGCATCCAAAAGTAACGGTCCTTCAGAGGGTACATCACCAGCACCATCATCAAAGGCAGGGTCTTCTTCTGCAGCTTCTGGACCCGTGAGTGAGGAAGAAATCAGAGCTGTTTTAATGCAAAAGACTCCAGTAACCACACAAGTTCTCGTAGCCAAATTCAAAGGAAGACTAAAAACTTCTGAG GAGAAAACGGCTTTTGCGGACCTCCTGAGGAAAATGTGTAAGATACCGAAGGGTAATGGAGGATCCCGTTATGTTATTTTAAGAGATAAATGA
- the LOC140183799 gene encoding uncharacterized protein, which produces MGELTVKKVLLDLGSSVNDLFYYTFKKMQLSDKALQPSGGELAGFSGERVPISCYVWLRTTLEKFPNSKTLYIQFLDNTIATVHADHKEARQCYNASLKKITKEAILIIHLVYNSESIPTLAEIDPRDNNSRPSPMDDLEKKRNLSTERRNAAAIETQKLLDAGFIQEIRFSSWLANVVMVRKSSGKWRMYVDFIDLNKACPKDLYPFPNIDRLVDDTSGYQVLSFMDAYSGYNQIQMHPDDEDKTAFVTD; this is translated from the exons ATGGGAGAGCTGACCGTAAAGAAAGTTTTGCTCGATCTGGGAAGCAGTGTCAATGACCTATTCTATTACACATTTAAAAAGATGCAGCTAAGCGATAAGGCACTACAACCATCAGGAGGAGAATTAGCAGGATTCTCAGGAGAAAGAGTCCCTATATCATGCTATGTATGGTTGAGGACAACACTGGAAAAATTCCCAAATTCCAAAACACTGTACATCCAGTTTTTG GATAACACAATAGCGACAGTCCATGCCGACCATAAGGAAGCTAGGCAATGCTACAATGCAAGTCTGAAGAAAATCACAAAGGAAGCCATCCTGATCATCCATTTAGTATACAATTCGGAAAGCATCCCCACCCTAGCCGAAATAGACCCCAGGGACAACAACAGTCGCCCCTCCCCAATGGACGACTTAGAAAAG AAACGTAACCTGAGCACTGAAAGAAGAAATGCAGCAGCAATAGAAACACAGaaactactagatgcagggttcatccAAGAAATCCGTTTCTCCTCATGGCTAGCAAATGTGGTTATGGTCAGAAAAAGCTCAGGGAAATGGCGGATGTATGTAGATTTCATAGATCTAAACAAGGCTTGCCCAAAGGACTTGTACCCGTTTCCGAACATTGACAGACTCGTAGACGACACCTCAGGTTACCAAGTGCTaagcttcatggacgcctactctggGTACAATCAGATACAGATGCACCCAGACGACGAGGATAAGACGGCATTTGTAACCGACTAA